ATAAAGAGAAACCCTTAATTCAGACAAGAAACAGctcattatttttagttttctagaaTAAAGGATGGACATCTAGAATCCTTACATGTGTACCATATATATGTAatcaaatatgtatgtatatgtcgATATATAACCGTTACATATAATAAAAGAATCTGAAGTGATAACCCTCCTTCCTAAGATGCAGTCAGTTCTGCAGCTATAAGAAGGTATATCTCTATGTACAGACATTGAAGGATGCCTCTGACATCGGGTGAGAGAAACCCACTATTTTCGTTATGAACGTAACTTGTGTGGAgtgagaatgtgtgtgtatatgtggctGGCTGGTGTGAGGTGGCAGTGGGAGCATGTGTGGAGAAACAGGATTGTATGGTTGGGGTGGGAGACtgctgtagtgtgtgtgtgtctgtgtgtgtgtgcatgcgcgcgtgtggtgggaggagggagttTATGAGAGTGTCAGGGGGAAGGTGGGAGTGAATGTGTACAGATAAGATTCTGAGAAGTGAGGGGGGCGTGTACCCGGTGCCATGCTGTCATGCCAATGGCGATGGAGAGGGAAGCTATGTGAGTTGGGGAGTAGAGGAATGAGGACATGTTTACTGGGGGAAGCAAAGACTTGCGTATCTGTTGAGAATCAAACATTTGGAGATGTGTGTGTTAAGCATGTGAGGGTGGAACAGATGACATGAGTGTACAGAAAAATGTACACCAGTAGTAgcctttataaataaatttttacctGATGATTGTCAAATAGGTTGGCTGTAATTTTAAAGCCTTGTTACTAGGGGAAAACCCCACTGAACTCTTATGCTCATGTAACCACTTCTGGATTTACTAGGACCTCAAGACACCTTTGGTCACTAAAGCTCTGAGGtcaaacatgtttttaaactGTTTCCCTATTTGTACCCTCTTGATATCAAATGGCTGCTATAAATCTGAAACCTTCATTTTAAGCTGAGGAATTATTCCTCAGCAAAATAAACACCTTTAGCCGAAAAAGGATttagaaaggggagagaaagcaTTGCTAGATGACATCCTGAGCCCCATTTCAGgattttctaacattttacaGTAAGTTAATATTTATGTAGGTCTTTTTAGCCTTCTAACACTTGCCTTGTAGAAAACATGCAAAAGTTGAAAATACCAAAAGGTTCTGCAATTTAAACTCGCATAGTGTGACATGAAGTTTAAAGATAAAATCATTGAAGTCTGATTTTCTTAGCAGCATGGGGAAGTCTTCCTAAGAGAACATAGAGCTTAATTACACttaaattttgtatatgtgtcagaaaaacaagacaatagaatttttaaaatatttttattcatatacatgtattttgATAACTTGAAATTTAGAACACTTAGAATCAGCATGAACAAGAACTGCTATTCAATGAGACTTGAAGTGGGGAACTAGATACTGTAACTGGTTCTTTATAACCTTCCCATGCAGTTTATATCTGTATCTTGTACAGAGTTCTAGAATTGTTTCCTAACACCCCAATCCATAGTCTCAGAACACTTGTCAATTAAACTGATCCAGACGTTTcaagatgaaaaataagaaatttgctTTGTATGATTGAATAACTAGTAGTATCTAATTAAGTCACATTTCTTTCCATTAATATAAATTAGGAACAATTTACTGTAAACACAGAACTATTCACAATATTAGTAATAGCGGCTCATCATTTTTACTGCACACTTTTTGTGTTTGCCAGGTTCTGCGCTAAACATCAGAACATGCAATTTCACACTTAATTACCTCAATGGGAAGTGTCACAAATTCACATGTTTTACAACTCATGATTGCCACAACGACAGCTTGCACTGAGCACTGGTGCACAAGTCTTTACCTGGCATTGCAGCTAGGTACGACTCACTTAATAGTAAGTAGCTCAGGGTGCTCATTTGCACGATTGTACTAATGTTACATGAATACCCAGGCCTGCTGCCTCCCTGCTCtcaaaccccctcccccccagcacaTGGCTAAGTCTTTACTAAGAGACACCTGTAAGATAGCATGGAGACAAGGAAAGCAGCTGTGATCTAGATCTGCAGTAGAGCCGGTTTCCTGGGCCTCAGAAGTGCCCCTCCAGGCCTAACTGCAGGAGGGCGGCctcggcctcctcctcctcctccttggcctCCTCCTCTCGGATCTGCACCAGCAACTGGAAGAGGTTAGGGGCAGGCCCTTCCGCAGCCCCCGTCAGCCACAGCTGCCTTCGGATGGCCCCGCTGTGGTTGGCCCCGGCAATAACCTGCTCCAGGCGGGCCTGGTTCACGTTATCTTTATCTATAGCCCCCTTCTCCACCACCTTCTGCAGAAGAGGCTCCAGTCGAATGACATATGCAGATAACTTTTCTCCCGGGTTCTGGTAAGTGTTCAGAAATCTGACCTGCGCATCCCTAGAGCTCTCGACGCTCCCAAACACCTGCTCAAGGGCCTTCAGGCATTCAGCAGTGGTTATTGCAGGGTTGTTAGTCTTGAGGATGCGGATGACATCAGCGGCAGGGCCTCTAAGACTCTCCATCAACCGCCGCCTCTTTTCTACATCAGACACCTGCCACTCCTCTATGACCTCATTAGTGTGTTCCAGCCAGGGATCAAAGGTCTCCTCCCCCGGCCCCGGGATGTCCCTCCCAGAGAACAGCGTCAGCTTCTTGTACCATATGGACTCAACAAGAGGCTGAATAACATTATCCAAAATATAGTTTAGCATCTCTGCCGGCATATCTGGGCCTGGGGCCGGAGCAGGGTTCTGAAACCCAAGGACGCGGGCAACATCTTGCACGGTCCACCCCTCCCTCGCCAGGAAGAGGTGCAGCCTTTCTAAAAATTCAGCATCGGAAGTCGGGGGTTTAAAGACCACTTTCCAGACCCCTCCTTTACCCGGCATCTCCCTGGGGATCGCGGCGTAATCGACAGCGCCAGTGAGCTCTAACAAGGCTGCTTTTGCATTCTCTTCCCTCCAAAACATTCTCCCAAGTACTCGATAGGGCACCTGGGGCATCGCAGCCTGGAGGGTCTCTTCGATTTCAGCCTCATCACAGTTCACTGGGATTCCCCAGACCAACAGGGCTCTCTGGGAGTTCACATCCATCCCCCTGCACCAGTCTTCCAACAGTGTCATCGCCATTTTCCCAACTGTCAAGGGCCCCAACTCTACAAATAAGGATTAGACTGTGGCTCCCTGTGCTCTGGGACTTAGGACAGCAGCAGACACTCCCCCCAAGATGCCCGAGGGAGGCAAGCTTCACGCGATCACAATTAACAAATGACACCAGAGTCCTCCTCTTGTCCTTTCGCTGCCCCGCAAAGTCAGTCCTTCGGCTGGTTCTCCGAGCGAAGCCTCTGGGATGCTCTGGCAGTCAGTCACGCGTCCGCCGCCATCTTGCGTCTCGGGTCGGGGTCTGCAGCCCGCGTCTCCCACCCGCAGGCAGGGTGTCGTGTCGCAGCGCAGAAGGCGAGGAGCGACGGCGGGTGGCGAAGCCTGGAGCCGCGGGGCTGAAGAGGCGCCGGGGTGTGGTCGCGGGGCGTGGCCGCTTCCTCTCGGCAGCTGGGGCGTCGGGCACCCGCTGCTTGCTCCCGCTGTTGATCCGGCGTTCGCGGTCGGAGCCCGGCCTTCAGCTGGGCGAGGAGCGGCTGCTTTGCAGACGAGGGCTGCGCAGTCCCCGAAGGAAGAGATTGTTCTGAGgtcgcggcggcggcggggccagTCCGCAAGTGGCTTCTTTGCAGACCTAGTGATGGCTCCAGGCGGCGAGGTGGCCGAGGAACGACGCCACGGGCAGCGGAGGCGCCAGGAGGACGGGGAAGCGAGGCAAGGGCGGGCAGGAGTGGCGGTGCGCCGGCTGCGGCGGGCTGCGGCGGTGTGGCGCAGCTCCGCTGCCAGGTCCTGGGATCCGCAGCCAGCGAAGGCGTTACTGCCGCAGTGGGGAGCGGGGCAGGCCCAGTGAGCTGCTTCCGCCCCGCCCCCGTGGCGGAGCGTAACCATGGCAACGGTGGCCCTGACTGCCAGAGTTCCTCGAGTTCCCGTGGTTCTCGGGGTGGAGCGGTTGCCAAGGGGCTAGCGAGGGTCTCCAGGCGTTATTTTGATGGCGCATTTCCTTTTTCACGTTTTccggatttcttttttttttttttctaacaaagcACCGTGTTTAAAAGGTAATACAATTCTGGAGTGAAGTTAAGGTGATATTGTTGAAAATGCATCCGTCAAGGCAAACTTGGCCTACCGCTGCATAGGAAAATACCATCTTTAGCCCCGCGACTTCCCTGTGCCACCTGATGGCATTCTGCACCCTCCATACTTTAGGTCAATGAAACTAACACGTTGGAAGTGTGCCGTGTACATATTTTTGTGTGAGACACTGAGTTGAGACTTTTTCTTGTCCAAAGTTATGTAAAAAGATCTGTGTCTATTCAGTCATCTTTGCAAACAGGCAAACACTAGCGTGTTATTTTTCCTATCCCGGCATCACTGACAAAGACCTGATGAAAAGAGAATCCTTGTGGTTCCAAATGTCAAGTAATACACTGCAAGCAAAACAAGGCCTACTTAGTAGATCCCAGATGGTGAAAATCTCCCCAAAAGAACACAGCCTTCaactctgaatttttaaaaccttatttaaTAAAAGGTTTAAAGATACAGAAGAacattcaaaagtaaataagttaCATAGGTACATTACAATCACATCCGCAAGATTTACTTTagtgtgttattatttttttttataaaaagcacacaaaaaataaaatcttcagtcTGGTCTATCACAACTGTACAGCAAAagaggtaatatatatatatatatatatatacacactattttAATATGTAACAGTCTTTAAAAAAGGGTGCCACAGGCAGCAAACACACAAAAGGCAGTGTCTGatgttttttccccaaaataaaaggaatatacttatttatatgcTATTAAAATATCTGTACAATAATTACAGACTGTCAAGGCTGTTCCTGTGCTGTCCCCTCCAAACAAGGCCTTCAACTTAGAGACAAACAAGGAAAAGGTGAAACAGCTGCAAACTGTTAGAGGCAAATATTAACACAGCAAAATAGGGGGAGGACATacaattgttttataaaaatatgcatactTCCTGTAAACCTAAGGAGTTAGGCTTGCTAGTCTGGTAATAAATACCGCTCGAAAAAAGAGAGCcccagagaaaatatatttaaacagctGAGGCTTGAGTATGTGTTGTATTCCTCCTTCATCTTAACATCTGGCACATGAGAAGAAAGAGGTTAGGTCACTGAGGCAGTTAAATATAGGGGATTTCTTTTAGACATAAGCAGCACACGACCTCTGTgccaggggtggaggtggggaggcagaAGGGATGAGGGTGTACCTTAGCTGTGAGGGGGGCTGCTG
This window of the Prionailurus viverrinus isolate Anna chromosome B3, UM_Priviv_1.0, whole genome shotgun sequence genome carries:
- the PNMA1 gene encoding paraneoplastic antigen Ma1, which codes for MAMTLLEDWCRGMDVNSQRALLVWGIPVNCDEAEIEETLQAAMPQVPYRVLGRMFWREENAKAALLELTGAVDYAAIPREMPGKGGVWKVVFKPPTSDAEFLERLHLFLAREGWTVQDVARVLGFQNPAPAPGPDMPAEMLNYILDNVIQPLVESIWYKKLTLFSGRDIPGPGEETFDPWLEHTNEVIEEWQVSDVEKRRRLMESLRGPAADVIRILKTNNPAITTAECLKALEQVFGSVESSRDAQVRFLNTYQNPGEKLSAYVIRLEPLLQKVVEKGAIDKDNVNQARLEQVIAGANHSGAIRRQLWLTGAAEGPAPNLFQLLVQIREEEAKEEEEEAEAALLQLGLEGHF